In Chitinibacter sp. SCUT-21, a single genomic region encodes these proteins:
- a CDS encoding GspH/FimT family pseudopilin, giving the protein MLAPQRGFTLIEMMITVVILGIVLAIAAPNMMSFVSSTRVKSITENLAQDLILARSEAIRRNKPVYLNVQNTCYGLSAKGSHCNCTVTDISNSNYCEVKQVTATPVNLAPASGQFDQLIFDSVRGLPMSNSFGMLNSTQNISITNSSYTAQVKMTIIGGVCISSSAGANKVAGYPNAC; this is encoded by the coding sequence ATGCTCGCACCTCAACGTGGTTTTACGCTGATCGAAATGATGATCACGGTCGTTATCCTAGGGATAGTTCTTGCAATCGCTGCGCCAAATATGATGTCTTTTGTGAGCAGCACACGTGTGAAATCCATTACCGAAAACTTAGCGCAAGATTTAATTCTGGCCCGCTCAGAGGCCATCCGCCGCAATAAGCCCGTGTATTTGAACGTGCAAAACACTTGCTATGGCCTAAGCGCCAAAGGCTCGCATTGCAATTGCACGGTGACCGATATCAGCAACAGCAATTACTGTGAAGTCAAACAAGTCACCGCCACGCCGGTTAATTTAGCGCCAGCAAGTGGTCAATTTGATCAATTAATTTTTGATTCAGTGCGCGGCTTACCAATGTCCAATAGCTTTGGCATGCTCAACAGCACGCAAAATATCAGCATCACTAATAGTAGCTATACAGCCCAGGTTAAAATGACCATTATTGGTGGGGTATGCATCAGCTCGTCAGCAGGCGCAAACAAAGTAGCAGGATACCCCAATGCTTGCTAA
- a CDS encoding prepilin-type N-terminal cleavage/methylation domain-containing protein codes for MTKAQTGFSLIEVLISVAILAIGLLALAGFNGNLYRSVSYSNERAKAMAAVQQQIDYFRAIGVTSSGQDTGNCNNADGSIHRSWVVSTVSGISNLRNMTIHACWTDSTGTKQEIAVSTQINVAAASATTAPAATAAPSVTAAPCSAPAYVDRSQYKDGDIVKNLGYKYVCIVGGWCWIGGPYAPGTGANWKDAWRLEGACE; via the coding sequence ATGACTAAAGCACAAACTGGCTTTAGTTTGATCGAGGTATTGATCTCGGTCGCCATTTTAGCCATTGGACTGTTAGCCCTAGCCGGATTTAATGGCAATCTGTATCGCAGTGTTAGCTATAGCAATGAGCGCGCCAAAGCAATGGCCGCAGTACAGCAGCAAATTGATTATTTCCGCGCGATCGGCGTGACCTCGAGCGGGCAAGACACGGGTAATTGCAATAATGCCGATGGATCAATTCATAGATCTTGGGTTGTTAGCACTGTTTCTGGCATTAGCAATCTGCGAAATATGACTATTCATGCTTGTTGGACCGATTCGACAGGGACAAAACAAGAAATCGCAGTGAGTACGCAAATTAATGTCGCAGCCGCTTCGGCAACTACGGCGCCCGCCGCCACTGCAGCTCCGAGTGTTACAGCAGCACCATGCAGCGCGCCAGCTTATGTTGATCGTTCGCAATACAAAGATGGGGATATAGTTAAAAATCTTGGCTATAAGTATGTTTGCATTGTTGGGGGTTGGTGCTGGATTGGGGGGCCGTACGCTCCGGGCACTGGTGCCAACTGGAAAGACGCTTGGCGACTCGAAGGCGCATGTGAATAA
- a CDS encoding FRG domain-containing protein produces MRIENFIQLHQKFSEFRSDKRWYFRGQSNPDWKIIPKAGRAPYDKVSDKTVFEAWKRQAIAYLPNRPQSDWEWLAIAQHHGLATRLLDWTTNPLVATFFAIDDDSNNDSIILAAQFNKQVSLEALSKSPMEHEHLAVFRPPRTANRITNQGGLFTIHPDPRLELSKESTGVHQFEQIVIAQEYKKELKTELSYYGINSATIFPDLDGLSRFTNWTIESSEYWKFPF; encoded by the coding sequence ATGAGAATTGAAAATTTCATTCAATTGCACCAAAAATTTAGCGAGTTCAGATCTGATAAAAGATGGTATTTTCGTGGTCAATCCAACCCCGATTGGAAAATCATTCCAAAAGCAGGGAGAGCCCCTTACGATAAAGTTTCGGACAAAACAGTATTTGAAGCTTGGAAGCGCCAAGCAATTGCATACTTACCAAATAGACCGCAATCAGATTGGGAATGGTTGGCTATAGCTCAGCATCACGGATTAGCGACTAGGTTACTCGACTGGACCACTAATCCGCTAGTTGCGACTTTTTTCGCCATTGATGATGACAGCAATAATGACTCGATTATCCTTGCCGCACAATTTAATAAGCAGGTCTCATTAGAGGCGCTAAGTAAAAGCCCAATGGAACATGAGCACTTAGCGGTCTTCCGTCCCCCTAGGACAGCGAATCGAATTACAAATCAAGGCGGATTGTTCACAATACATCCAGACCCACGATTGGAGCTAAGCAAAGAATCGACAGGGGTCCATCAATTCGAACAGATCGTCATAGCCCAAGAGTATAAAAAAGAACTCAAAACAGAGTTGTCATATTACGGCATTAATTCAGCAACTATTTTCCCAGATCTTGATGGACTATCTCGATTTACAAACTGGACCATAGAATCGAGCGAATATTGGAAGTTTCCATTTTAA
- a CDS encoding transporter substrate-binding domain-containing protein, which translates to MKYLLYFLMLLPIYSQAGSNLLLVSDPWCPVVCNDDPKKPGYFVELAKAIFEPAGYSVKYDVVPFARAEAMMNSGEAAGFLGVLKLPKRQSWVFPVHPQAISRVCFYTQPSSNWRFHNEESLRGIRLGTIRGYSYGSEIDALLPLSQVDPVNGVGGFQRSVAKLNAGRVSTLVEYELVAQYQMYQMGYALREAGCAQRSDALYLAFSPRRVDAAQLAKLLDEGIKKMRKTGELQKILKPYGLVDWVDKGRVLP; encoded by the coding sequence ATGAAATATTTGCTCTATTTTTTGATGTTGCTGCCCATCTATTCACAGGCGGGCTCAAATCTGCTTTTGGTCAGCGACCCGTGGTGCCCAGTGGTTTGTAATGATGATCCCAAAAAACCAGGTTACTTTGTTGAGCTGGCCAAGGCGATTTTTGAGCCGGCAGGCTATTCCGTCAAGTATGACGTGGTGCCATTTGCGCGTGCGGAAGCGATGATGAATTCAGGTGAAGCCGCTGGCTTTTTGGGGGTGTTAAAACTCCCCAAACGTCAATCATGGGTATTTCCCGTCCATCCACAAGCCATTTCACGGGTCTGCTTTTATACCCAGCCAAGCTCAAATTGGCGATTTCACAATGAGGAATCATTACGAGGTATACGCCTCGGCACGATCCGCGGTTATAGCTATGGCAGTGAAATTGATGCGCTATTGCCTTTGAGTCAGGTGGATCCTGTGAATGGGGTTGGGGGCTTTCAGCGCAGTGTAGCCAAGCTGAATGCAGGGCGTGTTTCCACCTTGGTTGAATACGAGCTGGTTGCCCAGTATCAAATGTATCAAATGGGCTATGCCTTGCGCGAAGCGGGTTGTGCCCAGCGTAGTGACGCCCTGTATTTAGCATTTTCCCCGCGTCGGGTCGATGCCGCACAATTGGCCAAATTGCTGGATGAAGGGATTAAGAAAATGCGAAAAACTGGTGAGCTACAAAAAATCCTCAAACCTTATGGTTTGGTTGATTGGGTAGATAAAGGCAGGGTATTGCCTTAG
- a CDS encoding efflux RND transporter periplasmic adaptor subunit, protein MKVQQTRCCFIDECHMRFKSAFLVLVTALLLGYGAWYRYGPLEVNILHAQPGLAIEAIYATGQVEPSVLLPIAPRIAGYLTALPVQEGQQIRKGQILAQLSANDLARTVDEQNARAQYAQQQRARTASLVAQGFYSGAELDRVTAEANATQAALRRARALQSYTTILAPADGLILRRDVEVGQFVNAGQVLMSMSCCAPLRVSAEVDEEDIEQVRVGQTVVLQAPALGQKVLAGHVESITPKGDPIARSYRVRIAVKNHQALRVGMTIEANLIVQQKERALLLANEMIQDEGVWLHVNGRAVFRRIHFGIKGSTKSEILTGLTAQEQIIWPIPKGIREGRRLAVKNHLLPIRKSQP, encoded by the coding sequence ATGAAAGTACAGCAAACGCGTTGCTGCTTCATTGACGAGTGCCACATGCGTTTTAAATCCGCTTTTTTGGTTTTAGTCACCGCCCTTCTTCTCGGCTATGGTGCCTGGTATCGCTACGGACCCCTTGAAGTCAACATCCTGCACGCCCAACCGGGCTTGGCGATCGAGGCCATTTATGCCACAGGTCAAGTTGAACCAAGTGTACTGCTACCTATTGCACCAAGAATTGCTGGCTACCTCACTGCGCTCCCTGTACAAGAAGGCCAACAGATTCGAAAGGGGCAAATTTTGGCGCAACTGTCGGCGAATGATCTGGCCAGAACTGTCGATGAACAAAATGCCCGCGCCCAATATGCGCAACAACAGCGCGCACGGACGGCATCTTTGGTTGCCCAAGGATTTTATTCTGGCGCAGAGCTTGATCGTGTCACCGCTGAAGCGAATGCAACGCAGGCCGCACTGCGGCGAGCAAGGGCTTTACAGTCTTATACCACGATCCTAGCACCGGCTGACGGTTTGATTCTGCGCCGCGATGTAGAGGTAGGCCAATTTGTGAATGCGGGCCAAGTGTTAATGTCCATGTCCTGCTGTGCGCCATTGCGGGTGAGTGCCGAAGTTGATGAAGAAGATATTGAGCAAGTCAGGGTGGGACAAACCGTCGTTTTACAGGCCCCTGCCCTTGGCCAGAAAGTACTAGCTGGGCATGTGGAATCGATTACACCGAAAGGAGATCCAATTGCGCGTAGCTATCGGGTTCGGATTGCGGTCAAGAATCATCAAGCATTGCGGGTCGGCATGACCATAGAAGCCAATCTAATTGTGCAGCAAAAAGAGCGCGCTTTATTGCTTGCCAACGAAATGATACAGGATGAAGGTGTTTGGCTGCATGTGAATGGACGTGCCGTATTTCGGCGAATTCATTTTGGCATAAAGGGCAGCACAAAAAGTGAGATTTTGACAGGGCTAACTGCACAGGAACAAATCATTTGGCCAATTCCCAAGGGCATCCGTGAAGGACGACGATTGGCGGTAAAAAATCACTTACTCCCCATTAGAAAGAGTCAACCCTAA
- a CDS encoding N-acetylmuramoyl-L-alanine amidase produces the protein MLSLLKKMLLQPALALFLLIVLGATMGSVRAAKIALDVGHNLIASGTTSAYGETEFSYNLAIVQRVAERLRGAGHSVTVIGADGQMLELKPRAELAQGHDLFISFHHDSMHEAYLDDWLWQGQRYKMSRRFAGYSLFVFNADPQYANTTTAMSPSNVLAGHGHHLQTSMACAERLADELQSLGMRPTLHHANGVAGSYRPLLDEARGIYQANFAVLRHNSVPAILFEGGVLPNPEEALLLKSPAHQAKVATAVLNSLDCLALPASINPAAQQSATSRRKKSADAQ, from the coding sequence ATGCTGAGCTTGCTAAAAAAAATGTTGTTACAGCCAGCCCTCGCATTGTTCTTACTGATTGTTTTGGGGGCGACGATGGGGTCGGTGCGCGCAGCCAAAATTGCACTTGATGTGGGCCATAATTTAATCGCATCAGGTACAACCAGTGCGTATGGCGAAACGGAATTTAGTTATAACCTGGCCATTGTTCAGCGCGTCGCCGAGCGTTTGCGAGGAGCAGGGCATAGTGTCACTGTGATCGGCGCAGATGGGCAAATGCTGGAGCTTAAGCCGCGAGCTGAATTAGCTCAAGGTCATGATTTGTTTATTTCATTTCATCATGACTCAATGCATGAAGCCTATCTCGACGATTGGCTTTGGCAAGGGCAACGTTATAAAATGAGCCGCCGTTTTGCGGGGTATTCCTTGTTTGTCTTCAATGCGGACCCACAATATGCCAACACCACCACTGCTATGTCACCGAGCAACGTATTAGCTGGACATGGCCACCATCTGCAAACCAGCATGGCGTGCGCGGAGCGTTTGGCCGATGAACTACAAAGCTTAGGCATGAGGCCGACTTTACATCATGCCAATGGGGTGGCTGGTAGTTATCGTCCTTTATTGGATGAAGCACGGGGAATCTATCAGGCTAATTTCGCCGTCTTGCGCCATAACAGTGTTCCTGCCATTTTGTTTGAAGGCGGCGTGCTGCCTAATCCCGAGGAAGCATTGCTGCTCAAATCACCAGCTCATCAAGCTAAAGTAGCGACTGCAGTGTTAAATAGCCTAGATTGTTTGGCCTTGCCCGCGTCAATAAATCCAGCGGCCCAACAATCAGCCACAAGCCGCAGAAAAAAATCAGCTGATGCGCAATAA
- a CDS encoding ABC transporter ATP-binding protein, translating to MAAGEIQQQQYILRTEHLSRSIEGEITIQLVDDVSLAIELGQFVCIMGPSGSGKSSLLYLLGLLDLPTAGQIWLAGQHTAQLSDVELAQFRLKNLGYVFQFHFLLSEFSAIDNVALPMRKLGELEHEAILERACSLLTQLGLADQQKKFPHQLSGGQRQRVAIARALANDPKIILADEPTGNLDSASAANVRDILKDLSHSLGKTIISVTHDAQFASVADKIIQIVDGKIKIDT from the coding sequence ATGGCCGCGGGGGAGATTCAACAGCAGCAATATATCTTACGCACAGAGCATTTATCCCGCAGTATCGAGGGTGAAATCACTATTCAGCTCGTGGATGATGTGTCACTTGCAATTGAACTTGGCCAATTTGTTTGTATTATGGGGCCATCGGGATCGGGAAAGTCATCATTACTTTATCTTCTTGGCTTGCTCGATTTACCTACCGCAGGCCAAATTTGGCTGGCTGGGCAGCACACTGCGCAACTTAGCGATGTCGAGCTGGCGCAGTTTCGCTTAAAAAATCTTGGCTATGTGTTTCAATTTCACTTTTTGCTCAGTGAATTTAGCGCAATTGATAATGTTGCTTTGCCGATGAGAAAACTAGGCGAACTGGAACACGAGGCGATTCTAGAACGGGCGTGCAGTTTGCTAACACAGTTAGGTTTAGCAGATCAGCAAAAGAAATTTCCCCATCAACTCTCTGGTGGCCAACGCCAACGCGTTGCGATAGCCAGGGCTTTGGCCAATGATCCCAAAATTATTCTTGCGGATGAACCCACGGGTAATTTGGACTCGGCCTCTGCTGCTAATGTGAGGGATATTTTGAAAGACTTAAGCCATTCGCTCGGAAAAACAATTATTTCCGTTACTCATGACGCACAATTTGCCAGCGTTGCAGATAAAATTATTCAAATCGTCGATGGGAAGATAAAAATCGATACATGA
- a CDS encoding arginine/lysine/ornithine decarboxylase produces the protein MRFYFPLVIIDEDFRSENTSGSGIRELAAAIEAEGTDVVGYTSYGDLTSFAQQQSRACGFILSIDDEEFGGGSAEETQNALEHLRTFVAEIRRRNPDIPIYLYGETRTARHIPNDVLRELHGFIHMHEDTPEFVARHIIREAKSYLDSLAPPFFRALTNYAQDGSYSWHCPGHSGGVAFLKSPVGQMFHQFFGENMLRADVCNAVEELGQLLDHTGPVAASERNAARIFNADHLYFVTNGTSTSNKIVWNSTVAPGDIVVVDRNCHKSILHAIMMTGAVPIFLMPTRNHYGIIGPIPRSEFEPESIRQKMLANPFCREKLAENPDIKPRVLTITQSTYDGVLYNVEEIKGLLDGVIETLHFDEAWLPHAAFHDFYGDYHAIGEDRPRCKDSMIFSTQSTHKLLAGISQASQILVQDATDNKLDRDIFNEAYLMHTSTSPQYAIIASCDVAAAMMEAPGGTALVEESLAEALEFRRAMRKVDEEYGSDWWFKVWGPDDLTDEGLDHRDAWMLKAGENWHGFGDIAEGFNLLDPIKATILTPGLNVDGDFTDQGIPAAIVAKYLAEHGVVIEKTGLYSFFIMFTIGITKGRWNTMVTALQQFKDDYDKNAPLWRVLPEFVAQFPQYERIGLRDLCQQIHGIYRENNVAKLTTEMYLSDLVPAMKPSKAFAKMAHKEIERVPLDALEGRITAVMLTPYPPGIPLLVPGEVFNKTIVDYLKFVRAFNGKFPGFETYTHGLVAEKVDGQTKYFVDCVRA, from the coding sequence ATGCGCTTTTACTTCCCCCTCGTCATTATTGACGAAGACTTCCGCTCGGAAAATACCAGCGGTTCCGGTATCCGTGAATTGGCGGCGGCCATTGAGGCCGAGGGTACGGATGTGGTGGGTTATACCAGCTATGGTGATTTAACCTCGTTTGCCCAACAACAAAGCCGCGCTTGTGGTTTTATCTTGTCGATTGACGACGAAGAATTTGGTGGCGGCTCTGCAGAAGAAACGCAAAACGCGCTTGAACATTTACGCACCTTTGTCGCCGAAATTCGCCGTCGCAACCCCGATATTCCGATCTACTTGTACGGTGAAACGCGCACCGCTCGCCATATACCCAATGATGTATTGCGTGAGCTGCACGGCTTTATTCACATGCACGAAGATACCCCCGAATTCGTGGCGCGCCACATTATCCGCGAAGCCAAGTCTTACCTCGATAGCCTGGCGCCACCGTTCTTCCGCGCGCTGACTAATTACGCGCAAGACGGCTCGTATTCATGGCACTGCCCGGGTCACTCGGGCGGCGTGGCGTTCTTGAAATCACCCGTCGGCCAGATGTTTCACCAATTTTTTGGCGAAAACATGCTGCGCGCCGACGTATGTAATGCAGTAGAAGAACTCGGCCAGCTGCTCGATCACACTGGCCCAGTTGCGGCGTCTGAGCGCAATGCGGCGCGTATTTTTAACGCCGACCATTTGTATTTCGTAACCAACGGCACATCAACGTCGAACAAAATCGTCTGGAACTCAACCGTGGCGCCGGGCGATATTGTCGTCGTTGACCGTAACTGCCACAAATCGATTCTACACGCGATCATGATGACCGGCGCGGTGCCGATTTTCTTGATGCCAACGCGCAATCATTACGGCATTATCGGCCCAATCCCTCGCAGCGAGTTCGAGCCAGAGTCGATCCGCCAGAAAATGCTGGCCAACCCATTCTGCCGTGAAAAACTGGCCGAAAATCCAGACATCAAACCGCGCGTATTGACGATTACCCAATCGACTTACGATGGCGTGTTGTACAACGTCGAAGAGATCAAAGGCCTGTTGGATGGCGTAATCGAAACGCTGCACTTTGACGAAGCGTGGTTGCCGCACGCGGCGTTCCACGATTTCTATGGCGACTACCACGCAATTGGCGAGGATCGCCCGCGTTGTAAAGATTCAATGATTTTTTCAACGCAATCGACGCATAAATTATTGGCGGGGATTTCGCAGGCATCACAAATCTTGGTGCAAGACGCGACCGACAATAAGCTTGACCGCGATATTTTCAACGAAGCTTACCTGATGCACACCTCAACCAGCCCACAGTACGCGATTATCGCGTCATGCGACGTGGCGGCGGCGATGATGGAAGCACCAGGCGGCACTGCACTGGTGGAAGAATCGCTTGCCGAAGCGCTGGAATTCCGCCGCGCAATGCGCAAAGTGGACGAAGAATACGGCAGCGACTGGTGGTTCAAGGTCTGGGGCCCAGATGATCTGACCGACGAAGGTCTGGATCACCGTGATGCGTGGATGCTCAAAGCCGGTGAAAACTGGCACGGCTTTGGTGACATCGCCGAAGGCTTTAACTTGCTCGACCCGATCAAGGCGACGATTTTAACGCCAGGTCTAAACGTGGATGGCGACTTTACCGACCAAGGTATCCCAGCCGCGATTGTCGCGAAGTATCTGGCTGAACACGGCGTCGTGATTGAGAAAACCGGCCTATACTCCTTCTTCATTATGTTCACGATCGGCATTACCAAAGGCCGCTGGAACACGATGGTGACGGCGTTGCAGCAATTTAAAGACGACTACGACAAAAATGCCCCACTGTGGCGCGTATTGCCCGAATTTGTAGCGCAATTCCCGCAGTACGAACGCATCGGCCTGCGCGATTTGTGTCAGCAAATTCACGGCATTTACCGCGAGAACAACGTCGCTAAATTAACGACCGAAATGTACTTGTCGGATCTGGTGCCAGCGATGAAACCATCGAAAGCATTCGCCAAAATGGCGCACAAAGAGATCGAGCGCGTGCCGCTCGATGCGCTGGAAGGCCGCATCACCGCGGTGATGTTAACGCCCTATCCGCCAGGCATTCCACTGTTGGTACCGGGTGAAGTGTTTAACAAAACCATCGTTGACTACCTGAAATTTGTCCGTGCGTTCAATGGCAAATTCCCGGGCTTTGAGACTTACACCCACGGCCTGGTGGCCGAGAAAGTGGATGGTCAAACCAAGTACTTTGTCGATTGCGTTCGCGCCTAA
- a CDS encoding prepilin-type N-terminal cleavage/methylation domain-containing protein: MLAKQISAKQAGFTLIEIMVALALGLLVMGAAFSYFLSTLQTSKSLLLQSKLQQDIRSTATLMQRDIRRAGYAPRGSTNAAVVSIIWLGRTNASLTTNNCIIYRYVDERGNLRNSGFLLNTDGKLYMKTAGADNTCAVSSDWSEVTSANNVEVTAFTVDYFNFGNQPRILINLASRLRTDTTVKLPINLQIVLPNAPAPGNATAGS; this comes from the coding sequence ATGCTTGCTAAACAAATTTCTGCCAAACAAGCTGGTTTCACCCTGATCGAGATCATGGTGGCACTCGCGCTCGGCTTATTGGTGATGGGCGCAGCTTTTTCATATTTTTTAAGTACATTGCAAACCAGCAAATCTTTGCTGCTGCAAAGCAAACTGCAGCAAGATATTCGCAGTACCGCCACATTGATGCAGCGTGATATTCGCCGCGCTGGATATGCCCCAAGGGGCAGTACGAATGCTGCTGTGGTGAGCATCATTTGGCTGGGGCGCACGAATGCCTCGCTAACCACGAATAACTGCATTATTTATCGCTACGTCGATGAGCGTGGCAATTTACGCAATAGTGGATTTTTGCTGAACACCGATGGCAAGCTTTACATGAAAACGGCGGGCGCTGACAACACCTGTGCGGTGAGCAGTGATTGGAGCGAAGTAACCTCGGCCAATAATGTGGAAGTGACCGCTTTCACTGTTGACTACTTTAATTTCGGCAATCAACCACGAATTCTAATTAATTTGGCATCCCGATTACGCACCGATACTACGGTTAAACTGCCAATTAATTTGCAAATTGTGCTGCCTAATGCCCCTGCTCCGGGCAATGCAACCGCAGGTTCTTAA
- a CDS encoding ABC transporter permease, with protein sequence MQLLLSIAITYLHSRLRATLVSLGGVVLGVAFFLAVSALMQGSEKDFIKRLIDNSPHITISDEHRTAAPQAAQLRWPDAAIAIRHIKPSIETRGIRNYQAKLAYLKHFPGVKVAPVLVGSAVLQFAGRQQSIAISGIAPSMMQEVSFLDDQFIAGQLDALDGETAGIIIGASLAQKFQLQLGSTVSITAGAAGNKTLHIVGIFRSGNANYDESQTFVLLKQAQALLERPQRINRLILQLDDPYQARELAHQLEKQLGYKAISWLEASEDILSLLLIRNLIMFSVVGAILIVASFGIYNTISTFVIEKTRDIAILKSMGFQAQDVLTIFLLQGLIIGLIGSLAGLLIGAGLMQGLSLVEIKPPGATQTSHLPIWWGHEQFFLATLFALFTSLLASYLPARRASRLMPVQTLRGAT encoded by the coding sequence ATGCAATTATTGCTATCGATTGCCATCACCTATTTGCACAGCCGATTGCGAGCAACTCTAGTTTCTTTAGGCGGGGTTGTATTAGGCGTGGCGTTTTTTTTGGCAGTTTCAGCGCTAATGCAAGGATCAGAAAAAGACTTTATTAAACGCTTAATTGATAACAGCCCGCATATCACCATCTCAGATGAGCATCGCACTGCGGCACCTCAAGCGGCACAACTACGCTGGCCTGATGCTGCGATCGCTATTCGGCATATTAAACCGAGCATTGAAACACGAGGGATACGAAACTATCAGGCTAAATTGGCATATTTAAAACACTTCCCAGGGGTCAAAGTCGCTCCCGTATTAGTGGGCTCAGCTGTCTTGCAATTTGCTGGTCGTCAGCAAAGCATTGCCATCTCAGGCATTGCGCCCAGCATGATGCAAGAAGTTTCTTTTCTGGATGATCAATTTATTGCAGGACAACTCGATGCGCTAGATGGAGAGACAGCCGGCATCATTATTGGGGCAAGCTTAGCTCAGAAATTTCAATTACAACTAGGGAGCACCGTAAGCATTACTGCGGGAGCAGCAGGCAATAAAACGCTGCACATCGTGGGTATATTTCGTTCAGGCAACGCGAATTATGATGAAAGCCAAACTTTTGTCTTATTAAAGCAAGCTCAAGCTTTACTTGAACGGCCACAGCGAATAAATCGCCTGATATTGCAGTTGGACGACCCCTATCAAGCCAGAGAATTAGCACATCAACTAGAAAAACAATTGGGTTACAAAGCCATCTCTTGGCTTGAAGCATCAGAAGATATATTGAGCCTACTACTGATTCGCAACTTAATCATGTTTAGTGTGGTTGGGGCTATTTTAATCGTCGCATCATTTGGCATCTACAACACGATATCAACCTTTGTCATCGAGAAAACGCGGGATATTGCCATATTGAAGTCGATGGGGTTTCAGGCTCAAGATGTTTTAACAATTTTCCTATTACAAGGTTTGATTATTGGCCTGATTGGTAGTTTAGCTGGACTACTCATTGGCGCTGGTTTAATGCAGGGACTAAGTTTGGTTGAAATAAAACCACCAGGCGCTACACAAACTAGCCATTTACCCATTTGGTGGGGGCACGAGCAATTCTTTCTCGCCACCCTCTTTGCCTTATTCACTAGTTTATTGGCATCCTATTTACCTGCACGTCGCGCCAGTCGGCTCATGCCAGTTCAGACTTTACGTGGGGCAACATAA